From the Prunus dulcis chromosome 4, ALMONDv2, whole genome shotgun sequence genome, one window contains:
- the LOC117626161 gene encoding eukaryotic translation initiation factor 4E-1, producing the protein MVVEDAPKISASEDQAKTETNPKPREEDDEPEEGEIVGDEESASKPSKGIAPQSHALEHSWTFWFDSPAAKSAKTKQEDWGSSIRPIYTFSTVEEFWSIYNNIRHPSKLALGTDFHCFKYKIEPKWEDPVCANGGKWTVTFPKGKSDTSWLYTLLGMIGEQFDHGDEICGAVVNVRNRQDKISIWTKNAINEAAQLSIGKQWKGFLDYNETIGFIFHEDAMRQERSAKNKYVA; encoded by the exons ATGGTGGTCGAAGACGCACCCAAGATTTCAGCTTCAGAAGATCAGGCCAAGACCGAGACGAACCCTAAACCAAGGGAAGAGGACGATGAGCCCGAAGAAGGAGAGATCGTGGGTGACGAAGAATCGGCGTCGAAGCCATCGAAAGGAATAGCGCCACAGTCTCATGCTCTGGAGCACTCATGGACCTTCTGGTTCGATAGCCCCGCAGCAAAGTCCGCTAAGACTAAGCAAGAGGATTGGGGGAGTTCCATTCGCCCGATCTATACCTTCAGTACCGTCGAGGAGTTCTGGAG CATTTACAATAATATACGTCATCCAAGCAAGTTGGCTCTTGGCACGGACTTCCATtgtttcaaatataaaattgagCCAAAGTGGGAGGATCCTGTGTGTGCTAATGGAGGGAAGTGGACTGTAACTTTTCCTAAAGGGAAATCTGATACTTCTTGGCTGTATACG TTGCTAGGAATGATAGGAGAACAGTTTGATCATGGAGATGAAATTTGTGGAGCAGTTGTCAACGTCAGAAATAGGCAAGACAAGATATCTATTTGGACGAAGAATGCAATAAATGAAGCTGCTCAG CTGAGCATTGGGAAACAGTGGAAGGGGTTTCTGGATTACAATGAAACTATAGGGTTCATATTTCAT GAGGATGCAATGAGACAAGAGAGAAGTGCCAAAAATAAATACGTAGCCTGA
- the LOC117624794 gene encoding protein SRG1-like: MASISQLPAGFESSNSLLSVLEITKQPLTSVPECYARTVEQEPASSLFDGHKGTFPSIPSIDMTKLVEAEASDFADQLEKLHSTCKDWGIFELVNHGVSPTLLEKLKQEIEEFFKLPLEEKMKYKIRPGEVEGYGSVVNTKDQKLDWGDRVYMITNPIHRRKPYLFPELPSSLRNTLDSYLLEVDQLAMRLLGFMGKALKIEMREIEEMFDDGMRSVRMTYYPPCPQPEQVIGLSPHSDATGITILNQLNGVDGLQIKKDGVWMPVNFQKDAFVVNVGDSFEILSNGVYHSIEHRAMVNSEKERLSVAMFINPKFEAEIGPARSLITPQNPPLFKTVGMEKYVNDFFSRYKLDGKSYLDQMKI, encoded by the exons ATGGCATCAATATCGCAGCTACCAGCAGGCTTTGAGAGCTCCAATTCACTCTTGAGCGTCCTGGAAATCACCAAACAGCCCCTCACTTCAGTCCCAGAATGTTATGCTCGTACCGTGGAACAAGAACCAGCTTCATCTCTCTTTGATGGTCATAAGGGCACCTTCCCATCCATCCCCTCCATTGACATGACCAAATTAGTTGAGGCAGAAGCCTCAGACTTTGCAGATCAACTGGAAAAACTGCACTCAACTTGCAAAGACTGGGGCATCTTTGAG TTGGTGAACCATGGAGTTAGCCCTACGCTGTTGGAGAAGCTGAAGCAGGAGATTGAAGAATTCTTTAAGCTTCCCttggaagagaaaatgaaatataagATCAGGCCAGGTGAAGTTGAAGGCTATGGATCCGTAGTCAACACCAAAGACCAAAAGCTTGACTGGGGTGACAGGGTCTACATGATAACCAACCCTATTCATCGAAGAAAGCCTTATCTCTTCCCAGAGCTCCCTTCATCCCTCAG GAATACCTTGGATTCATACTTGCTGGAAGTGGATCAGCTGGCCATGAGACTTCTTGGGTTTATGGGGAAGGCTCTGAAGATagagatgagagagatagAGGAGATGTTTGACGATGGGATGAGGTCAGTGAGGATGACATACTATCCTCCATGCCCACAACCAGAGCAGGTGATAGGGCTCTCACCTCACTCAGATGCAACTGGGATCACTATCCTCAACCAGCTTAATGGAGTTGATGGTCTCCAAATCAAAAAAGATGGGGTTTGGATGCCTGTCAACTTCCAAAAAGATGCCTTTGTTGTGAATGTAGGGGACAGCTTTGAG ATTCTGAGCAATGGAGTGTACCACAGCATTGAGCACAGGGCAATGGTGAATTCAGAGAAGGAAAGGTTGTCAGTTGCAATGTTCATAAACCCTAAGTTTGAGGCAGAGATTGGGCCTGCGAGAAGCTTGATAACCCCACAAAACCCACCACTCTTCAAAACAGTTGGGATGGAGAAGTACGTCAATGATTTCTTCTCCCGCTATAAGCTTGATGGAAAGTCATACTTGGATCAAATGAAAATCTAA
- the LOC117624232 gene encoding xyloglucan endotransglucosylase/hydrolase 2-like, with protein STQTETYIHQIHLSNIIPRATLAQIYSQKKTFIHTLLYISKLLSPLRYSKKHTNLSNMAPNLILISLFLCSFMAASSAGNFYQDFDLIWGDHRAKILSGGSLLTLSLDQASGSGFQSKRQYLFGRIDMQLKLVAGNSAGTVTAYYLSSEGPNRDEIDFEFLGNLSGDPYIVHTNVYTQGKADREQQFYLWFDPTKDFHTYSFLWNPQRIIFLVDNIPIRVFDNGESYGVPFPKRQPMKLYSSLWNADQWATKGGLVKTDWSKAPFTAFYRNFKANACVWSKGSSSCANNKNNAWQTQGLDANSRRRLRWVQKYFMIYNYCSDLKRFPEGRPRECRRSRF; from the exons TCTACACAAACAGAAACATATATACATCAGATTCATCTATCAAATATTATTCCTCGGGCAACATTAGCCCAGATATATAGCCAGAAAAAGACATTCATCCACACACTTCTTTATATATCTAAGCTGCTCTCTCCACTCAGATActcaaaaaaacacacaaacttATCAAACATGGCTCCAAACTTGATCttgatctctctctttctctgctcTTTTATGGCCGCCTCTTCAGCTGGCAACTTCTACCAAGATTTTGACCTAATATGGGGTGACCATCGTGCAAAAATACTCAGTGGAGGTAGCCTTCTGACGCTTTCACTGGACCAGGCCTCTGGTTCTGGCTTCCAATCCAAGAGACAATACCTCTTTGGCAGAATCGACATGCAGCTCAAGCTTGTTGCTGGAAACTCTGCCGGAACCGTCACCGCTTACTAT TTGTCTTCAGAAGGGCCAAACCGCGATgagattgattttgagttCTTGGGGAACTTGAGTGGAGACCCTTATATTGTGCATACAAATGTGTACACTCAAGGGAAAGCGGACAGAGAGCAACAATTCTACCTCTGGTTCGACCCAACAAAAGATTTTCACACCTACTCTTTTCTTTGGAACCCTCAGCGTATAAT ATTCTTGGTGGACAATATCCCCATAAGAGTGTTCGACAATGGAGAATCGTATGGGGTTCCATTTCCCAAGAGACAACCCATGAAGCTATACTCAAGCCTGTGGAACGCAGACCAATGGGCTACAAAAGGTGGCCTAGTGAAAACAGACTGGTCCAAAGCTCCTTTCACAGCCTTCTACAGAAACTTCAAAGCTAATGCTTGTGTTTGGTCAAAGGGCTCATCTTCATGtgcaaataataaaaataatgcttGGCAGACTCAAGGGCTGGATGCAAATAGTCGTAGAAGACTGAGGTGGGTTCAAAAGTACTTCATGATTTACAACTATTGCTCTGATCTGAAGCGATTTCCTGAGGGTCGTCCAAGGGAGTGCAGGCGTTCTAGGTTCTAA
- the LOC117624461 gene encoding ABC transporter B family member 9 isoform X2 — translation MEGGGGGEVDGKGKGDQDNQRVAFYKLFTFADRLDVVLMIVGSICAAGNGLSQPLMALIFGNLINTFGATDPADIVPMVSKVSLKFVYLAIGTGIAAFIQVACWMVTGERQATRIRGLYLKTILRQDIAFFDTETNTGEIIGRMSGDTILIQDAMGEKVGKFIQLLSTFIGGFVIAFVKGWQLTVVLLSCIPAMVLAGGAMSMIVSKMSTRGQCAYAEASNIVEQTVGSIRTVASFTGEKRAIDKYNQKIKIAYNTMVQQGLATGTGLGTLMLIIFCTYGLAIWYGSKMIIKNGYNGGQVINVIFAIMTGGISLGQTPPSLNAFASGKAAAYKMLETIKRTPKIDPYDTSGIVLEDIKGEVELKEVDFRYPARPDVQIFAGFTLHVPSGTTTALVGQSGSGKSTVIGLVERFYDPEAGQVLIDGVDLKKLQLKSIREKIGLVSQEPNLFTTTIRENIAYGKENATEEEIRRATELANAARFIDKLPQGLDTMVGEHGTSLSGGQKQRIAIARAILKNPRILLLDEATSALDAESEKIVQDALVNLMSNRTTIVVAHRLTTIRNADCIAVVHRGKIVEKGTHEELTKDPEGAYSQLIRLQEGARVGNDAQTSDMDAIITSLDIDRTMLSSGSRRSSMGRSLSRGSSGSRRSFTIGFGIPGPHNVQETEVGDEEDHERTKADLEKRKRVSIRRLATLNKPEVPVLLLGAIAAAGHGVLFPVFGLLLSKAIKMFYESHNELRMDSKKWAGVYVGMGCVSLVVIPVQNFFFGVAGGKLIERIRSLTFEKVVYQQISWFDDPANSSGAIGARLSSDASTLKSLVGDALALLVQNIATILAGLIIGFTANWKLALLILAVSPLLILQGTLQTKFLKGFSADAKLMYEEASQVANDAIGSIRTVASFCSEKKVMDAYQKKCDAPMKQGVRLGVVSGAGFGFSFFLMFCTNALIFYVGAVLVKHGQATFEQVFKVFFCSNHVSNGGFTSYWHGS, via the exons atggaaggaggaggaggaggagaggttGATGGGAAAGGGAAAGGAGATCAAGACAACCAAAGAGTTGCCTTCTATAAGCTGTTCACGTTTGCAGATCGATTGGACGTTGTTTTGATGATAGTTGGGTCGATATGTGCCGCAGGCAATGGACTCTCACAGCCTCTCATGGCCCTTATCTTTGGCAATCTCATCAACACCTTTGGTGCCACAGATCCTGCCGATATCGTCCCCATGGTTTCTAAG gtGTCGCTAAAGTTTGTGTATTTGGCTATTGGCACTGGCATTGCAGCATTTATAC AGGTTGCATGTTGGATGGTGACAGGAGAAAGACAAGCCACTCGAATTCGAGGCTTGTACTTGAAAACAATACTAAGGCAGGACATTGCCTTCTTTGACACTGAAACTAACACTGGAGAGATCATTGGGAGGATGTCAGGGGACACCATTCTCATTCAAGATGCAATGGGGGAAAAG GTGGGGAAGTTCATACAACTTCTTTCAACTTTTATTGGTGGCTTTGTGATTGCTTTTGTCAAAGGTTGGCAGCTCACCGTTGTCTTGCTGTCCTGCATCCCTGCAATGGTCCTTGCGGGTGGAGCTATGTCAATGATCGTTTCGAAAATGTCAACCCGCGGACAGTGTGCTTATGCAGAAGCTAGCAATATAGTGGAACAAACAGTTGGATCCATTAGAACA GTTGCATCTTTCACCGGGGAGAAGAGAGCAATAGACAAATACAACCAGAAGATAAAAATTGCCTACAATACCATGGTTCAACAAGGGTTAGCCACAGGAACTGGACTTGGTACATTAATGCTTATTATCTTTTGCACTTATGGGCTTGCCATATGGTATGGATCCAAAATGATCATAAAAAATGGATACAATGGAGGCCAAGTCATCAATGTTATATTTGCAATCATGACTGGTGGAAT ATCTCTGGGTCAGACACCACCATCTTTGAATGCATTTGCATCAGGGAAAGCTGCAGCATATAAAATGCTCGAGACCATCAAACGTACTCCGAAGATCGATCCCTATGATACTAGTGGAATTGTATTGGAAGATATTAAAGGTGAGGTTGAACTCAAAGAAGTGGATTTCAGGTACCCTGCCAGGCCAGATGTGCAGATCTTTGCTGGGTTCACATTGCATGTTCCAAGTGGAACAACCACTGCTTTGGTTGGGCAGAGTGGAAGTGGGAAGTCAACAGTAATCGGCCTAGTAGAAAGGTTTTATGATCCAGAAGCTGGTCAAGTACTTATAGATGGTGTAGACTTGAAGAAGTTGCAGCTTAAATCAATACGGGAGAAGATTGGGCTGGTTAGTCAGGAACCTAATCTCTTTACAACAACTATAAGGGAGAACATAGCATATGGGAAGGAGAATGCAACTGAGGAGGAGATCAGAAGAGCAACTGAGCTTGCAAATGCAGCAAGGTTCATTGATAAGCTTCCCCAG GGTCTCGACACGATGGTAGGTGAGCATGGAACATCTCTATCCGGTGggcaaaaacaaagaattgcAATTGCAAGAGCCATTTTAAAGAACCCAAGAATACTTCTGCTTGATGAAGCAACAAGCGCCCTGGATGCTGAATCCGAAAAGATTGTTCAAGATGCACTGGTGAACTTGATGTCAAATAGGACAACCATAGTTGTTGCACATCGTTTGACAACTATTAGGAATGCTGATTGCATAGCAGTGGTGCATAGAGGGAAAATTGTGGAAAAAG GGACTCATGAAGAGTTGACGAAAGATCCAGAAGGGGCTTACAGCCAACTCATTCGCCTGCAAGAAGGAGCTCGTGTGGGAAATGATGCACAAACCTCTGACATGGATGCAATCATTACCAGTTTAGATATAGATAGGACTATGCTCAGTTCTGGGAGCCGGAGATCATCAATGGGGAGATCTTTAAGCAGAGGTTCCTCAGGTAGCCGCCGTTCTTTCACTATTGGCTTTGGTATTCCTGGTCCACATAATGTCCAAGAGACTGAAGTAGGAGATGAGGAGGATCATGAAAGAACTAAGGCTGATCTTGAAAAGCGTAAAAGAGTTTCAATAAGAAGGCTGGCCACCCTGAACAAACCTGAGGTTCCAGTTTTGCTGCTTGGAGCCATTGCTGCAGCAGGGCATGGAGTACTTTTCCCTGTCTTTGGCTTACTACTTTCTAAAGCCATTAAGATGTTCTACGAATCCCATAATGAGCTACGCATGGACTCCAAAAAGTGGGCAGGAGTGTATGTAGGTATGGGTTGCGTTTCTCTGGTTGTGATTCCGGTGCAGAATttcttcttcggagttgcagGTGGGAAATTGATAGAGCGGATTCGTTCCTTGACATTCGAGAAGGTTGTGTACCAACAAATCAGTTGGTTTGACGACCCTGCAAATTCAAG TGGTGCCATTGGTGCAAGGTTATCTTCTGATGCTTCAACTCTCAAGAGTCTTGTTGGTGATGCCTTAGCCTTGCTTGTACAGAATATAGCAACAATCTTAGCAGGGTTGATTATAGGTTTCACAGCTAACTGGAAACTGGCGCTTCTAATTTTAGCTGTGTCTCCATTGTTGATTTTGCAAGGAACACTTCAGACCAAATTTCTTAAAGGGTTCAGTGCAGATGCCAAG CTTATGTATGAAGAAGCCAGTCAAGTGGCAAACGACGCAATCGGTAGCATCCGAACTGTTGCATCATTTTGTTCTGAGAAGAAGGTGATGGATGCATACCAGAAGAAGTGTGATGCTCCCATGAAACAAGGAGTACGGTTAGGAGTAGTAAGTGGTGCAGGTTTCGGATTTTCGTTTTTCTTAATGTTCTGCACAAATGCGTTAATTTTCTACGTTGGAGCTGTTCTTGTGAAACATGGCCAAGCTACATTTGAACAAGTATTCAAGGT TTTTTTTTGCTCTAACCATGTCAGCAATGGGGGTTTCACAAGCTACTGGCATGGCTCCTGA
- the LOC117624461 gene encoding ABC transporter B family member 9 isoform X1 yields MEGGGGGEVDGKGKGDQDNQRVAFYKLFTFADRLDVVLMIVGSICAAGNGLSQPLMALIFGNLINTFGATDPADIVPMVSKVSLKFVYLAIGTGIAAFIQVACWMVTGERQATRIRGLYLKTILRQDIAFFDTETNTGEIIGRMSGDTILIQDAMGEKVGKFIQLLSTFIGGFVIAFVKGWQLTVVLLSCIPAMVLAGGAMSMIVSKMSTRGQCAYAEASNIVEQTVGSIRTVASFTGEKRAIDKYNQKIKIAYNTMVQQGLATGTGLGTLMLIIFCTYGLAIWYGSKMIIKNGYNGGQVINVIFAIMTGGISLGQTPPSLNAFASGKAAAYKMLETIKRTPKIDPYDTSGIVLEDIKGEVELKEVDFRYPARPDVQIFAGFTLHVPSGTTTALVGQSGSGKSTVIGLVERFYDPEAGQVLIDGVDLKKLQLKSIREKIGLVSQEPNLFTTTIRENIAYGKENATEEEIRRATELANAARFIDKLPQGLDTMVGEHGTSLSGGQKQRIAIARAILKNPRILLLDEATSALDAESEKIVQDALVNLMSNRTTIVVAHRLTTIRNADCIAVVHRGKIVEKGTHEELTKDPEGAYSQLIRLQEGARVGNDAQTSDMDAIITSLDIDRTMLSSGSRRSSMGRSLSRGSSGSRRSFTIGFGIPGPHNVQETEVGDEEDHERTKADLEKRKRVSIRRLATLNKPEVPVLLLGAIAAAGHGVLFPVFGLLLSKAIKMFYESHNELRMDSKKWAGVYVGMGCVSLVVIPVQNFFFGVAGGKLIERIRSLTFEKVVYQQISWFDDPANSSGAIGARLSSDASTLKSLVGDALALLVQNIATILAGLIIGFTANWKLALLILAVSPLLILQGTLQTKFLKGFSADAKLMYEEASQVANDAIGSIRTVASFCSEKKVMDAYQKKCDAPMKQGVRLGVVSGAGFGFSFFLMFCTNALIFYVGAVLVKHGQATFEQVFKVFFALTMSAMGVSQATGMAPDSNKAKDSAASIFQILESKPKIDSSSDKGTTLPTLVGEIELEHVSFKYPTRPDVQIFRDICLKMPSGKTVALVGESGSGKSTVIGLIERFYDPDSGHVLLDGMDIQKFKLNWLRQQIGLVGQEPVLFNESIRDNIAYGKQGDVTEEEIIVATKAANAHNFISSLPQGYDTSVGERGVQLSGGQKQRIAIARAILKDPKILLLDEATSALDAESERIVQDALDSVIVNRTTVVVAHRLTTIKGADIIAVVKNGVIAEKGSHEFLMKITDGAYASLVALHSSSST; encoded by the exons atggaaggaggaggaggaggagaggttGATGGGAAAGGGAAAGGAGATCAAGACAACCAAAGAGTTGCCTTCTATAAGCTGTTCACGTTTGCAGATCGATTGGACGTTGTTTTGATGATAGTTGGGTCGATATGTGCCGCAGGCAATGGACTCTCACAGCCTCTCATGGCCCTTATCTTTGGCAATCTCATCAACACCTTTGGTGCCACAGATCCTGCCGATATCGTCCCCATGGTTTCTAAG gtGTCGCTAAAGTTTGTGTATTTGGCTATTGGCACTGGCATTGCAGCATTTATAC AGGTTGCATGTTGGATGGTGACAGGAGAAAGACAAGCCACTCGAATTCGAGGCTTGTACTTGAAAACAATACTAAGGCAGGACATTGCCTTCTTTGACACTGAAACTAACACTGGAGAGATCATTGGGAGGATGTCAGGGGACACCATTCTCATTCAAGATGCAATGGGGGAAAAG GTGGGGAAGTTCATACAACTTCTTTCAACTTTTATTGGTGGCTTTGTGATTGCTTTTGTCAAAGGTTGGCAGCTCACCGTTGTCTTGCTGTCCTGCATCCCTGCAATGGTCCTTGCGGGTGGAGCTATGTCAATGATCGTTTCGAAAATGTCAACCCGCGGACAGTGTGCTTATGCAGAAGCTAGCAATATAGTGGAACAAACAGTTGGATCCATTAGAACA GTTGCATCTTTCACCGGGGAGAAGAGAGCAATAGACAAATACAACCAGAAGATAAAAATTGCCTACAATACCATGGTTCAACAAGGGTTAGCCACAGGAACTGGACTTGGTACATTAATGCTTATTATCTTTTGCACTTATGGGCTTGCCATATGGTATGGATCCAAAATGATCATAAAAAATGGATACAATGGAGGCCAAGTCATCAATGTTATATTTGCAATCATGACTGGTGGAAT ATCTCTGGGTCAGACACCACCATCTTTGAATGCATTTGCATCAGGGAAAGCTGCAGCATATAAAATGCTCGAGACCATCAAACGTACTCCGAAGATCGATCCCTATGATACTAGTGGAATTGTATTGGAAGATATTAAAGGTGAGGTTGAACTCAAAGAAGTGGATTTCAGGTACCCTGCCAGGCCAGATGTGCAGATCTTTGCTGGGTTCACATTGCATGTTCCAAGTGGAACAACCACTGCTTTGGTTGGGCAGAGTGGAAGTGGGAAGTCAACAGTAATCGGCCTAGTAGAAAGGTTTTATGATCCAGAAGCTGGTCAAGTACTTATAGATGGTGTAGACTTGAAGAAGTTGCAGCTTAAATCAATACGGGAGAAGATTGGGCTGGTTAGTCAGGAACCTAATCTCTTTACAACAACTATAAGGGAGAACATAGCATATGGGAAGGAGAATGCAACTGAGGAGGAGATCAGAAGAGCAACTGAGCTTGCAAATGCAGCAAGGTTCATTGATAAGCTTCCCCAG GGTCTCGACACGATGGTAGGTGAGCATGGAACATCTCTATCCGGTGggcaaaaacaaagaattgcAATTGCAAGAGCCATTTTAAAGAACCCAAGAATACTTCTGCTTGATGAAGCAACAAGCGCCCTGGATGCTGAATCCGAAAAGATTGTTCAAGATGCACTGGTGAACTTGATGTCAAATAGGACAACCATAGTTGTTGCACATCGTTTGACAACTATTAGGAATGCTGATTGCATAGCAGTGGTGCATAGAGGGAAAATTGTGGAAAAAG GGACTCATGAAGAGTTGACGAAAGATCCAGAAGGGGCTTACAGCCAACTCATTCGCCTGCAAGAAGGAGCTCGTGTGGGAAATGATGCACAAACCTCTGACATGGATGCAATCATTACCAGTTTAGATATAGATAGGACTATGCTCAGTTCTGGGAGCCGGAGATCATCAATGGGGAGATCTTTAAGCAGAGGTTCCTCAGGTAGCCGCCGTTCTTTCACTATTGGCTTTGGTATTCCTGGTCCACATAATGTCCAAGAGACTGAAGTAGGAGATGAGGAGGATCATGAAAGAACTAAGGCTGATCTTGAAAAGCGTAAAAGAGTTTCAATAAGAAGGCTGGCCACCCTGAACAAACCTGAGGTTCCAGTTTTGCTGCTTGGAGCCATTGCTGCAGCAGGGCATGGAGTACTTTTCCCTGTCTTTGGCTTACTACTTTCTAAAGCCATTAAGATGTTCTACGAATCCCATAATGAGCTACGCATGGACTCCAAAAAGTGGGCAGGAGTGTATGTAGGTATGGGTTGCGTTTCTCTGGTTGTGATTCCGGTGCAGAATttcttcttcggagttgcagGTGGGAAATTGATAGAGCGGATTCGTTCCTTGACATTCGAGAAGGTTGTGTACCAACAAATCAGTTGGTTTGACGACCCTGCAAATTCAAG TGGTGCCATTGGTGCAAGGTTATCTTCTGATGCTTCAACTCTCAAGAGTCTTGTTGGTGATGCCTTAGCCTTGCTTGTACAGAATATAGCAACAATCTTAGCAGGGTTGATTATAGGTTTCACAGCTAACTGGAAACTGGCGCTTCTAATTTTAGCTGTGTCTCCATTGTTGATTTTGCAAGGAACACTTCAGACCAAATTTCTTAAAGGGTTCAGTGCAGATGCCAAG CTTATGTATGAAGAAGCCAGTCAAGTGGCAAACGACGCAATCGGTAGCATCCGAACTGTTGCATCATTTTGTTCTGAGAAGAAGGTGATGGATGCATACCAGAAGAAGTGTGATGCTCCCATGAAACAAGGAGTACGGTTAGGAGTAGTAAGTGGTGCAGGTTTCGGATTTTCGTTTTTCTTAATGTTCTGCACAAATGCGTTAATTTTCTACGTTGGAGCTGTTCTTGTGAAACATGGCCAAGCTACATTTGAACAAGTATTCAAG GTTTTTTTTGCTCTAACCATGTCAGCAATGGGGGTTTCACAAGCTACTGGCATGGCTCCTGACTCCAACAAAGCCAAGGACTCAGCTGCTTCAATATTTCAAATTCTAGAGAGCAAGCCAAAGATTGACTCAAGCAGCGATAAGGGCACCACACTACCGACCTTAGTTGGAGAAATCGAGCTAGAACATGTCAGCTTTAAGTATCCTACACGTCCAGATGTGCAGATATTTAGAGACATTTGTTTGAAAATGCCCTCCGGAAAG ACAGTTGCTTTGGTTGGGGAGAGTGGCAGTGGGAAGTCAACAGTAATAGGCCTCATAGAGAGATTCTACGATCCTGATTCAGGTCATGTACTATTAGATGGAATGGACATCCAAAAGTTCAAGCTGAACTGGCTGAGGCAGCAGATTGGGTTGGTTGGTCAAGAACCAGTTCTCTTCAACGAATCCATTCGTGACAACATCGCTTATGGCAAGCAAGGAGATGTTACTGAGGAAGAGATCATAGTAGCCACCAAAGCAGCAAACGCACACAACTTCATATCTTCATTGCCTCAAGGCTATGACACCTCAGTAGGCGAACGAGGGGTTCAGTTATCAGGAGGGCAGAAGCAAAGAATCGCCATTGCAAGGGCCATACTCAAGGACCCCAAAATCCTTTTACTTGATGAAGCTACAAGCGCACTGGATGCAGAGTCCGAACGCATAGTACAAGATGCATTGGACAGCGTTATTGTGAACAGAACAACCGTTGTTGTTGCACACCGCCTCACCACGATAAAAGGAGCAGACATAATTGCAGTGGTGAAGAATGGTGTGATTGCAGAGAAGGGAAGTCACGAATTTCTAATGAAGATCACTGATGGTGCTTATGCATCTTTGGTGGCACTTCATTCCAGCTCAAGTACATAA
- the LOC117626442 gene encoding SH3 domain-containing protein 3, whose product MDALRKQASKLREQVAKQQQAVIKQFSGTGYESSDVMVIDEVEMQRHQQLEKLYRSTRAGKDFQKEVVRAAEVFTAIGYKHIEAGTKLSEDCSRYGAENTNDKILAKGASIYGDARKHVEKEQEDFNKLLSSQILDPLRAMIAGAPLEDARHLAQRYSRMRQEAETQAVEVSRRQARVRELPNPENVAKLQAAEAKMKELKANMAVLGIEASAALAAVEAQQQRLTFQRLVALVEGEKTYHLRVAAILGEVEAEMVSEKQRKESAPPVIPQENSSEKTMYFLAEATHSFSAASEKELSLSVGDYVVVRKVSPSGWSEGECKGKGGWFPSAYVEKRQRLPASDLSAEVY is encoded by the exons atggatGCTTTAAGAAAACAAGCCAGTAAGCTTCGAGAGCAGGTCGCAAAACAGCAACAG GCTGTAATAAAGCAGTTCAGTGGGACTGGTTATGAAAGCTCAGATGTTATGGTAATAGATGAGGTTGAGATGCAGAGACATCAACAGCTAGAGAAACTGTACAGGTCCACTCGTGCAGGAAAG GATTTTCAGAAAGAAGTTGTTAGAGCAGCAGAAGTGTTCACAGCCATAGGGTATAAGCATATTGAAGCAG GAACCAAGTTGTCTGAGGATTGTAGCAGATATGGTGCTGAAAACACAAATGATAAAATTTTAGCTAAGGGTGCATCTATATATGGTGATGCTCGTAAGCATGTGGAAAAGGAACAAGAAGACTTCAATAAGCTGCTATCTTCACAG ATTTTAGATCCGTTAAGAGCAATGATAGCTGGTGCTCCTTTGGAAGATGCTCGCCATCTTGCTCAACGTTATAGTCGAATGAGGCAAGAAGCAGAGACACAG GCCGTAGAAGTTTCCAGAAGACAAGCACGAGTAAGAGAACTCCCAAATCCTGAAAATGTTGCAAAGCTGCAGGCAGCGGAAGCAAAGATGAAAGAATTAAAAGCAAACATGGCAGTTCTGGGTATAGAAGCTTCAGCTGCATTGGCTGCTGTGGAAGCACAGCAGCAAAGACTGACTTTCCAGAGGCTTGTTGCACTG GTTGAAGGAGAAAAGACTTACCATCTGAGAGTGGCTGCCATTCTTGGTGAGGTTGAAGCTGAG ATGGTTTCAGAGAAACAACGGAAAGAGTCTGCTCCTCCCGTGATTCCACAAGAGAACTCCTCAGAGAAAACAATGTACTTCTTGGCTGAA GCAACACATTCTTTCAGTGCTGCATCAGAGAAGGAACTAAGCTTGTCAGTGGGTGACTATGTTGTTGTACGAAAG GTGAGCCCATCAGGATGGTCAGAAGGAGAGTGCAAAGGTAAAGGAGGATGGTTTCCATCAGCCTATGTGGAGAAGCGCCAGCGGCTTCCAGCCAGTGATCTCAGTGCAGAAGTTTACTGA